One region of Cloacibacillus sp. An23 genomic DNA includes:
- the proS gene encoding proline--tRNA ligase, translated as MAKNITPKEQNYSQWYLDVIRAAEMADYAPVRGCMVIRPTGYAIWEMIQKHFDDAFKETGHVNASFPLLIPQSFLSKEAEHVEGFAPECAVVTHAGGEELEEPLIVRPTSETVIGHMYSKWVQSWRDLPILINQWANVMRWEKRPRLFLRTSEFLWQEGHTAHATKEEAVEETLRMLEVYRRIMTEYLALPVLEGEKTEGERFPGADSTYTCEAMMSDKKALQAGTSHFLGQNFAKAFDIQFQNKDGAMEYAYTTSWGVSTRLIGALIMTHSDNDGLVLPPRIAPVKCVIVPISTDDAKIESALLPKAEELRAQLNAALGGRCVNIDKQFHMRPGDRFFSHLQKGVPLRIELGEKEYAAEKLRVVRRDTGEKLDIAWSEAASAIPALLDEIQQNLYNRALQFRIANTHKAGSLEEFKKVLEEKGGFIEVFFAGSKEDEQAIKEATGATPRCFPFAHSEERGKCFYTGKENARKAIFAKSY; from the coding sequence ATGGCAAAGAACATTACGCCGAAGGAACAAAATTATTCGCAGTGGTATCTCGACGTCATCCGCGCCGCGGAGATGGCGGACTACGCGCCGGTGCGCGGCTGCATGGTAATACGCCCGACCGGCTACGCGATTTGGGAAATGATACAGAAGCACTTCGACGACGCATTCAAGGAAACCGGGCACGTCAACGCCTCGTTCCCGCTGCTGATACCTCAGTCGTTCCTCTCCAAAGAGGCCGAGCACGTCGAGGGCTTCGCGCCCGAGTGCGCCGTCGTCACCCACGCCGGCGGCGAGGAGCTCGAGGAGCCGCTCATCGTGCGCCCGACCTCCGAGACCGTCATCGGCCACATGTACAGCAAGTGGGTGCAGTCGTGGCGCGACCTGCCCATACTCATCAACCAGTGGGCAAACGTCATGCGCTGGGAGAAGCGCCCGCGCCTCTTCCTCCGCACCTCCGAATTCCTCTGGCAGGAAGGGCACACCGCCCACGCGACCAAAGAAGAGGCCGTCGAAGAGACGCTGCGTATGCTCGAAGTCTACCGCCGCATAATGACGGAATACCTCGCGCTTCCCGTGCTCGAGGGCGAAAAGACCGAGGGTGAGCGCTTCCCCGGAGCCGACAGCACATACACCTGCGAGGCCATGATGAGCGACAAGAAAGCGCTTCAGGCCGGGACCAGCCACTTCCTCGGACAGAACTTCGCGAAGGCCTTCGACATCCAGTTCCAGAACAAGGACGGCGCGATGGAATACGCCTATACGACGAGCTGGGGCGTCTCGACGCGCCTCATCGGAGCTCTCATAATGACGCACTCCGACAACGACGGCCTCGTCCTGCCGCCGCGCATCGCCCCCGTCAAATGCGTCATAGTCCCGATTTCGACCGACGACGCGAAGATCGAGAGCGCGCTGCTGCCGAAGGCAGAGGAGCTCCGCGCGCAGCTCAACGCCGCGCTCGGCGGACGCTGCGTCAACATCGACAAGCAGTTCCACATGCGCCCGGGCGACCGCTTCTTCTCGCACCTCCAGAAAGGCGTGCCGCTCCGCATCGAGCTCGGAGAAAAGGAATACGCTGCGGAGAAGCTGCGCGTCGTGCGCCGCGACACAGGCGAGAAGCTCGACATAGCGTGGAGCGAAGCCGCGTCCGCGATTCCCGCGCTGCTCGACGAGATACAGCAGAACCTCTACAACCGCGCGCTCCAGTTCCGCATCGCGAACACCCACAAGGCCGGGAGCCTTGAGGAATTCAAGAAAGTGCTCGAGGAAAAGGGCGGCTTCATCGAAGTGTTCTTCGCGGGAAGCAAGGAAGACGAGCAGGCAATCAAAGAAGCGACAGGCGCGACCCCGCGCTGCTTCCCCTTCGCCCACTCCGAAGAGCGCGGCAAATGCTTCTACACGGGCAAGGAAAACGCGAGAAAGGCGATATTCGCGAAGTCGTACTAA
- a CDS encoding YerC/YecD family TrpR-related protein translates to MSNQWKDDFTDQLCDAIVAITDRDEAYRFLEDLATFSEIKAFSQRLQVAGLLIKGFSYPQIVQATGASTATISRVKKFVEYGTDGYRDVLRKLESKAAEEAAPKKKSVKK, encoded by the coding sequence ATGTCAAATCAGTGGAAAGACGATTTTACGGACCAGCTTTGCGACGCCATCGTCGCAATCACCGACAGGGACGAAGCGTACCGCTTCCTCGAGGACCTGGCGACCTTTTCTGAAATCAAGGCCTTTTCGCAGCGGCTCCAGGTCGCCGGGCTTCTCATAAAAGGCTTCTCGTATCCGCAGATTGTCCAGGCGACTGGCGCGAGCACGGCGACTATCAGCCGCGTCAAGAAATTCGTCGAGTACGGCACGGACGGCTACCGCGACGTGCTGCGCAAGCTCGAGAGCAAGGCCGCCGAGGAGGCCGCGCCGAAGAAGAAAAGCGTGAAGAAGTAA
- a CDS encoding lysophospholipid acyltransferase family protein, giving the protein MPGKGQPLIWHSLNIFRALCCRMEHERAVALGGKLGSLVARFSRRKVAEAAERCSRVLGVSRGRAEEIVRGAYEHFGRAAAEFARMPLMADKIDSLVSSEGHEYLFEAVKSGRGAMLATAHIGNWEYSACWLAHHGLPINSLGADQRDERITELIKELRRAGGAKALGKANDLKSMIKALQNGEIIAVPVDQDAKEAGVVSPFMGFPASTPLGPAKLAAKLGCDVIPGICVRNPDGVTFSMKFYPPMKGRNGEPFGKNIQTSTDDLNAVISEGIKAHPEQWMWMYPRWESVERGIFNDRGN; this is encoded by the coding sequence ATGCCGGGAAAAGGACAGCCGCTTATATGGCATTCTCTTAATATATTCCGCGCGCTCTGCTGCCGCATGGAGCACGAGCGCGCCGTCGCGCTCGGCGGAAAGCTCGGCTCGCTCGTCGCGCGCTTCTCGCGCAGGAAGGTCGCCGAGGCCGCCGAACGCTGCTCGCGCGTCCTCGGGGTTTCGCGCGGGCGCGCCGAGGAGATAGTGCGCGGGGCATACGAACACTTCGGGCGCGCCGCCGCCGAGTTCGCGCGTATGCCGCTGATGGCGGACAAGATAGACTCGCTCGTAAGCAGCGAGGGACACGAATATCTCTTCGAGGCGGTGAAGTCGGGGCGCGGTGCGATGCTCGCGACGGCGCACATCGGCAACTGGGAGTATTCCGCCTGCTGGCTGGCGCACCACGGCCTGCCGATAAATTCTCTCGGGGCCGACCAGCGCGACGAACGCATAACGGAGCTGATAAAAGAGCTGCGCCGTGCGGGCGGAGCGAAGGCGCTCGGCAAGGCGAACGACCTCAAGTCGATGATAAAGGCGCTCCAAAACGGCGAAATAATAGCCGTCCCAGTAGACCAGGACGCGAAGGAGGCCGGGGTTGTCTCGCCCTTCATGGGCTTCCCGGCGAGCACGCCTCTCGGCCCGGCCAAGCTCGCGGCGAAGCTCGGCTGCGACGTGATTCCCGGGATATGCGTGCGCAATCCTGACGGCGTGACCTTCTCGATGAAATTCTACCCGCCGATGAAGGGACGGAACGGCGAACCCTTCGGCAAGAACATACAGACAAGCACAGACGACCTCAACGCCGTCATATCGGAGGGCATAAAGGCCCACCCCGAGCAGTGGATGTGGATGTATCCGCGCTGGGAGTCGGTCGAGCGCGGGATATTCAATGATCGCGGGAATTGA
- a CDS encoding TRAP transporter permease yields MEENRNSASLLDKVSMDEAEVQNLVEKYDQESRYRKLSGGQGLFITCWLAAMSLFHLYTAGVATIPITIQRAVHLTFAIVAVFVLYPATRRSSKVSTPWYDWLLAAASACVVGYIAVFFNDIARRGAEPLGYEIYLGIAAIVLVVEAGRRVVGNVLPCLSVLFLLYCYFGNYVPGMFQIRGYSLNRIIQHMYLTSEGIFGLALGVSATFVIVFIIFGAFLGKSGGAKFFNELALALAGSSPGGPAKVAVVASGLLGTINGSSVANVATTGTFTIPLMKKVGYAPHYAGAVEACASTGGQLMPPIMGAGAFIMSEFLNIPYLSIAAAAIIPALIYYTAIFTNVHVRARRDGLEGIKKEELPSAREVMKSDGHLLIPVIVIIVTLLMKYTPLRAGFIGVVSVILVSALKKNTRMSLRDNIEALVEGARGALGVALACALVGFIVGTSSLTSLGLTISNNIIEISGGSLLLTLIMAMVACLILGMGLPTTANYIVCSTIIAPALIGMNVLPLSAHLFVFYFGIMADLTPPVCLAAFTGAGIAGASPAKTGVTATKIALASYLLPYCFVYNPMLLLQNVEPVELVILVVSAVLGVIALAGAFEGWFYRNLRRWERVAFGLTAVAAIHYDILASVAAIAGIAVLILYFRKTKNSAAAL; encoded by the coding sequence ATGGAAGAAAACAGAAACTCCGCGTCGCTGCTCGACAAAGTGAGCATGGACGAGGCGGAGGTCCAGAACCTGGTCGAGAAGTACGACCAGGAGAGCCGCTACAGAAAACTCTCGGGCGGGCAGGGGCTCTTCATAACCTGCTGGCTCGCCGCGATGTCGCTGTTCCACCTTTACACGGCCGGCGTCGCGACGATACCGATAACGATACAGCGCGCGGTGCATCTGACGTTCGCCATCGTCGCGGTATTCGTGCTCTATCCCGCGACGCGCAGGTCGTCCAAGGTCAGCACGCCGTGGTATGACTGGCTGCTCGCGGCGGCATCGGCCTGCGTCGTCGGCTACATCGCGGTGTTCTTCAACGACATCGCGCGGCGCGGCGCGGAGCCGCTCGGCTACGAGATATATCTCGGCATCGCCGCGATAGTGCTGGTCGTCGAGGCCGGGCGGCGCGTCGTCGGAAACGTGCTCCCCTGTCTCAGCGTGCTGTTCCTGCTCTACTGCTACTTCGGCAACTACGTGCCCGGGATGTTCCAGATTCGCGGCTATTCGCTCAACAGGATAATACAGCACATGTACCTTACCTCCGAAGGCATCTTCGGTCTCGCGCTCGGAGTCTCGGCGACCTTCGTCATAGTGTTCATAATCTTCGGGGCCTTCCTCGGCAAGAGCGGCGGCGCGAAGTTCTTCAACGAGCTCGCGCTCGCGCTCGCGGGCAGCAGCCCGGGCGGCCCTGCCAAGGTCGCCGTCGTGGCCTCGGGGCTGCTCGGCACGATAAACGGCTCGTCGGTCGCCAACGTCGCGACTACGGGCACCTTCACGATACCGCTTATGAAAAAGGTCGGCTACGCGCCGCACTACGCGGGCGCGGTCGAGGCCTGCGCCTCGACGGGCGGTCAGCTCATGCCGCCGATAATGGGGGCCGGAGCCTTCATCATGAGCGAGTTCCTTAACATCCCCTATCTTTCGATAGCGGCGGCGGCGATAATCCCGGCGCTCATCTATTACACCGCTATATTCACCAACGTCCACGTCCGCGCGCGCCGCGACGGGCTCGAGGGGATAAAGAAGGAGGAGCTCCCAAGCGCGCGCGAGGTCATGAAGAGCGACGGACATCTGCTGATTCCCGTCATCGTTATAATCGTGACGCTGCTCATGAAGTACACGCCGCTGCGCGCGGGCTTCATCGGCGTCGTCTCGGTCATACTCGTCAGCGCGCTCAAGAAGAACACGCGCATGTCGCTGCGCGACAACATAGAGGCGCTCGTCGAGGGCGCGCGCGGGGCCCTCGGGGTCGCTCTCGCCTGCGCGCTCGTCGGCTTCATCGTCGGCACCTCGTCTCTGACCTCGCTCGGCCTCACCATCTCGAACAACATAATAGAAATCTCGGGCGGCAGCCTGCTGCTGACGCTTATAATGGCGATGGTCGCCTGCCTCATACTCGGCATGGGGCTCCCGACGACGGCGAACTACATCGTGTGCAGCACGATAATAGCGCCGGCGCTCATCGGCATGAACGTCCTGCCGCTATCGGCGCACCTCTTCGTCTTCTACTTCGGCATCATGGCCGACCTGACGCCGCCGGTCTGCCTCGCGGCCTTCACCGGCGCGGGCATTGCGGGCGCGAGTCCGGCGAAGACCGGCGTCACCGCGACGAAGATAGCGCTTGCGTCGTACCTGCTGCCCTACTGCTTCGTCTATAACCCGATGCTGCTGCTTCAGAACGTGGAGCCGGTCGAGCTCGTGATACTCGTCGTCTCGGCGGTGCTCGGCGTCATAGCTCTCGCGGGCGCGTTCGAGGGCTGGTTCTACAGGAACCTGCGCCGCTGGGAGCGCGTCGCCTTCGGGCTGACGGCGGTCGCCGCGATACATTACGACATCCTAGCGAGTGTCGCCGCAATCGCCGGAATCGCGGTGCTTATACTCTACTTCAGAAAAACCAAAAACAGCGCCGCAGCTCTCTAG
- a CDS encoding TAXI family TRAP transporter solute-binding subunit: protein MKNFVRAAFAVFALCACAAGAEAATFINIATGSTGGTYYPVGAAMAKVWNDSIPDMRANAQSTGGTAQNLSLLSKGEAEVIFADGLYYFAYEGKGMFEGRAMKGLRAIAPLYAEPIHFLVAKGSGIKSIKDLKGKRVSVGAVGSGTEITVRALLKANGIDPDKDIRAENLGLSETASAFSDKQIDAGLVVGALGIAGVVEITTVDTAELIDFEPGVIGTLCKALPYYLPFEIPANTYKGQEKAVRSMASWNVLVTNDKLGEELAYSMTKALYDKKGDILNVSSRLSSMSPENLKFIQIPLHPGAQRYYGEAGSAK from the coding sequence ATGAAGAATTTTGTGAGAGCGGCGTTTGCGGTGTTCGCGCTCTGCGCGTGCGCGGCCGGGGCCGAGGCGGCTACCTTTATCAACATAGCGACGGGATCGACCGGAGGAACATACTATCCCGTCGGAGCGGCGATGGCGAAGGTGTGGAACGACTCGATCCCGGACATGAGGGCGAACGCGCAGTCCACTGGCGGCACGGCGCAGAATCTCTCGCTTCTTTCGAAGGGCGAGGCGGAGGTCATCTTCGCCGACGGGCTGTACTATTTCGCCTACGAGGGCAAAGGGATGTTCGAGGGCAGGGCGATGAAAGGGCTGCGCGCTATCGCGCCGCTCTACGCCGAGCCGATACATTTCCTCGTCGCCAAGGGCAGCGGCATAAAGAGCATTAAGGACCTCAAAGGTAAGCGCGTCTCGGTCGGCGCGGTCGGAAGCGGCACGGAGATAACAGTGCGCGCGCTGCTCAAGGCGAACGGCATAGATCCGGACAAGGACATCCGCGCGGAGAACCTCGGCCTTTCGGAGACGGCTTCGGCGTTTTCCGACAAGCAGATCGACGCGGGGCTCGTCGTCGGAGCTCTGGGCATCGCCGGCGTCGTTGAGATAACGACGGTGGACACGGCGGAGCTGATAGATTTCGAGCCGGGCGTGATAGGGACCCTCTGCAAGGCGCTGCCCTACTATCTGCCCTTCGAGATACCGGCGAACACTTATAAAGGACAGGAGAAGGCCGTGAGGTCCATGGCGAGCTGGAACGTCCTCGTTACGAACGACAAACTCGGCGAGGAGCTCGCTTACAGCATGACGAAGGCTCTTTACGATAAGAAGGGCGACATTCTCAACGTTTCGTCTAGGCTTTCCTCGATGTCGCCCGAGAACCTTAAATTCATACAGATACCGCTCCATCCGGGAGCGCAGAGATATTACGGTGAGGCCGGAAGCGCGAAATAA
- a CDS encoding TAXI family TRAP transporter solute-binding subunit codes for MPTACTTTPTTGATATRDSPRPSCARWLRSIPRRYTSSRTRTAASRRSPTSRGKRVSVGAVGGSVELTAENLFKCAGIDPASIKKEYLGHSESVAAFQDKHIDAAITVGAIGIASVVEPMTLGIVDLIDVPDGVVAKMIEITPYYAPLTIPKGSYKGQERDVKTFCSPNILAVHEKLSDESVYQMTKALFDHKDELVVISARMSEMDPSYVKDIKIPLHPGAEKYYKEIGAVK; via the coding sequence TTGCCGACGGCCTGCACTACGACGCCTACAACGGGCGCGACAGCTACGAGGGACAGCCCAAGACCTTCCTGCGCGCGATGGCTCCGCTCTATCCCGAGGCGATACACATCGTCGCGCACAAGGACAGCGGCATCAAGACGCTCGCCGACCTCGCGGGGCAAGCGCGTCTCTGTCGGAGCGGTCGGCGGCAGCGTCGAGCTTACGGCGGAGAATCTTTTCAAGTGCGCCGGTATCGACCCCGCGAGCATAAAGAAGGAATACCTCGGACACAGCGAATCCGTCGCGGCCTTCCAGGATAAGCACATCGACGCCGCCATCACTGTCGGCGCGATAGGCATAGCCAGCGTCGTCGAGCCTATGACGCTCGGCATCGTGGACCTTATCGACGTGCCGGACGGCGTCGTCGCGAAGATGATAGAGATAACCCCCTACTACGCTCCGCTCACGATACCGAAAGGCAGCTACAAGGGGCAGGAGCGCGACGTAAAGACCTTCTGCAGCCCGAACATCCTCGCCGTCCACGAAAAGCTCTCCGACGAGTCCGTATATCAGATGACGAAGGCGCTCTTCGATCACAAGGACGAACTCGTCGTCATCAGCGCGAGAATGTCAGAGATGGACCCGAGCTACGTCAAGGACATAAAGATACCGCTCCACCCCGGCGCGGAGAAGTACTACAAGGAAATAGGCGCGGTCAAGTAA
- a CDS encoding FumA C-terminus/TtdB family hydratase beta subunit has translation MSEIKYITLPLDDETAESLRAGDIVRLSGKILVGRDAAHKRIVEAINSGEEPPVPISGEVIYYAGPAPTPPGAVIGPIGPTTSGRMDPYAPLLIEKGLRGMIGKGKRTQAVLDAMKVHKAVYFGATGGTAVLLADCVKSAETIAYEDLGPEAVLRLEVEAMPLTVIADCHGGNLYETGPEEARKLIQ, from the coding sequence ATGAGCGAGATAAAATACATAACTCTGCCGCTCGACGACGAAACGGCGGAATCCCTGCGCGCGGGCGACATCGTGCGCCTGTCCGGCAAGATATTAGTCGGGCGCGATGCTGCGCACAAGCGCATAGTCGAGGCGATAAACTCCGGCGAAGAGCCGCCCGTTCCCATAAGCGGCGAAGTCATATACTACGCCGGCCCAGCGCCGACGCCGCCCGGAGCGGTCATCGGCCCGATAGGGCCGACGACGAGCGGCCGCATGGACCCGTACGCGCCGCTGCTCATCGAAAAAGGGCTGCGCGGCATGATAGGCAAGGGCAAGCGCACTCAGGCCGTGCTCGACGCGATGAAGGTTCACAAGGCCGTCTACTTCGGCGCGACCGGCGGAACCGCCGTGCTGCTCGCCGACTGCGTGAAAAGCGCCGAAACGATAGCCTACGAAGACTTAGGCCCCGAGGCCGTGCTGCGTCTCGAGGTCGAGGCCATGCCGCTGACCGTAATAGCCGACTGCCACGGCGGCAACCTGTACGAAACCGGCCCCGAGGAGGCGAGAAAGTTAATACAGTAA
- a CDS encoding fumarate hydratase: MSKIYTLTAAEISDKVCELALTANMYLPEDVAEALRRARAAERVERARSLYDEIIKNAELAAEKYMPVCQDCGMAVLFIELGQDLHVEGGSLEDAVNEGVRRAYKEGYLRKSVVGDPLADRKNTGDNTPAIIHWKIVPGKAINITITPKGMGSENMSRVYMLKPADGAEGVLRAVVETVREAGSNPCPPIVIGVGIGGNFETAPLAAKEALLVPSGVRNKTEFYAKLEADILREVNRLGIGPSGCGGTVTALDAHIIAKPTHIAGMPVAVNICCHALRHAHGRLEGRG, from the coding sequence ATGTCTAAAATATACACGCTGACGGCGGCGGAGATTTCGGACAAGGTCTGCGAGCTCGCGCTGACCGCCAATATGTATCTGCCTGAGGACGTTGCGGAGGCTCTCAGGAGGGCGCGCGCGGCGGAAAGGGTAGAGAGGGCGCGCTCTTTGTACGACGAGATAATAAAGAACGCGGAACTCGCCGCTGAAAAATACATGCCGGTATGCCAGGACTGCGGCATGGCGGTGCTGTTCATCGAGCTCGGGCAGGACCTGCACGTCGAGGGCGGGAGCCTCGAGGATGCGGTCAACGAAGGCGTGCGTCGTGCCTACAAAGAAGGCTACCTGCGCAAATCCGTCGTGGGCGACCCGCTCGCCGACAGGAAAAACACCGGCGACAACACGCCCGCGATAATCCACTGGAAGATAGTCCCCGGCAAGGCCATAAACATAACCATAACGCCGAAGGGCATGGGCAGCGAGAACATGAGCCGTGTATACATGCTAAAGCCCGCCGACGGCGCGGAGGGCGTGCTCAGGGCCGTCGTCGAGACGGTTCGCGAGGCCGGCTCCAACCCATGTCCGCCTATAGTGATAGGCGTCGGCATCGGCGGCAACTTCGAGACCGCTCCGCTCGCAGCAAAGGAGGCGCTGCTCGTCCCCTCCGGCGTGCGCAACAAGACCGAGTTCTACGCGAAGCTCGAGGCCGACATACTGCGCGAGGTCAACAGGCTCGGCATAGGCCCGTCCGGCTGCGGCGGCACAGTGACGGCGCTCGACGCGCACATAATAGCGAAGCCGACCCACATCGCGGGAATGCCGGTCGCCGTCAACATCTGCTGCCACGCGCTGCGCCACGCGCACGGACGTCTTGAAGGGAGAGGCTAA
- a CDS encoding histidine phosphatase family protein, whose product MSETTVYFIRHGECDGNRDKRIRGCVDFPLNENGVKQAHALAARLKNAGITAIVTSPLARALETASILGEAVGAKPVIKEGFRNICFGAWENRLQSEIMREFPEQWRTWTTRPEELRVEGAESLYAVRDRSLRELQNTIAEYEGRTIALVSHRALLKPMLAGALGVAPPFFWRLHLDNAAYGVLTHTPERGFTLRTLNITEHLKNLKIADDFDSM is encoded by the coding sequence ATGAGCGAAACGACGGTATATTTCATCAGACACGGCGAATGCGACGGCAACAGGGACAAAAGGATACGCGGCTGCGTAGACTTCCCGCTCAACGAGAACGGCGTGAAGCAGGCGCACGCCCTCGCCGCGCGGCTGAAAAACGCGGGAATCACTGCGATAGTGACGAGCCCGCTCGCGCGCGCGCTCGAGACGGCGAGCATACTCGGCGAGGCCGTCGGAGCAAAGCCGGTCATAAAAGAGGGCTTCCGCAACATCTGCTTCGGCGCATGGGAAAACAGACTGCAAAGCGAGATCATGCGCGAGTTTCCCGAACAGTGGCGCACATGGACGACTCGTCCAGAGGAACTGCGCGTCGAGGGCGCAGAGAGCCTTTACGCAGTCCGCGACCGTTCGCTGCGCGAACTTCAGAACACCATAGCCGAGTACGAAGGCCGGACGATAGCCCTCGTCTCGCACCGCGCGCTGCTCAAGCCGATGCTCGCGGGCGCGCTCGGTGTAGCGCCGCCGTTCTTCTGGCGTCTCCACCTCGACAACGCCGCCTACGGCGTACTGACGCACACTCCCGAGCGCGGCTTTACTCTTCGCACGCTCAACATTACCGAACATCTGAAAAATCTGAAAATCGCCGACGACTTCGACAGCATGTAG